The following proteins are encoded in a genomic region of Magnolia sinica isolate HGM2019 chromosome 1, MsV1, whole genome shotgun sequence:
- the LOC131220645 gene encoding uncharacterized protein LOC131220645: MKFQNRSHMKMRMDRTQSSESRDGRGAPVVAIECLTGSSKADEWNGDMLQTGDIVEELRIGNFLCERSPFKNGKSGVQKLLHGSFKKNETSIHVRVRRGRDEFVELQACIVPIETAGKKQYMLRSIEDPNYAVGFVDRTEGECFALQGSRSSRVACALSKAQLQDGYVSYSWEKKMKETLPVPNSSCFFSLLVLPKSSDRVTSRYNDLEDTLARANAWLNASQASGVPIVFMNVQTESLLTKISGETTSVTVNAGSLSDLSNIANASLYGFEDYHGVDIGVVRAVRLWFAPIVEVPVEIKLKEGDSRLGFAISRTEEGFIYISSVIEDDEKEATASSRSGLRELYREAVRASKLLVISRLANEKILPWMVSSTGAIRCFDTVSLSQKLSLHRHALRPIQIHVFLWDRGLAAQSEGVARPRAVSPLIMPVPPETHFPRLPNDSQAPTDGSGLRLERDTAGELSFRFHDFSLGNNWV; the protein is encoded by the exons atgaaatttCAGAATCGGAGTCATATGAAGATGCGAATGGATCGAACTCAGTCATCCGAAAGTCGAGACGGGAGAGGAGCTCCGGTGGTGGCGATAGAGTGCCTGACGGGAAGCTCGAAAGCCGACGAATGGAACGGCGACATGCTGCAGACGGGCGATATAGTGGAGGAGCTGAGGATCGGGAATTTCCTGTGCGAGCGATCGCCGTTCAAGAACGGAAAGAGCGGGGTCCAGAAGCTCTTGCACGGATCGTTCAAGAAAAACGAGACATCGATCCATGTTCGAGTCAGGCGCGGCCGAGACGAGTTCGTGGAGCTGCAGGCCTGCATCGTACCGATCGAGACGGCCGGAAAGAAGCAATATATGCTGCGGTCGATCGAAGACCCGAACTACGCGGTTGGATTCGTTGATCGGACGGAGGGCGAGTGCTTCGCTCTGCAAG GTTCGAGGAGCTCAAGGGTAGCGTGCGCGCTGAGCAAGGCTCAGCTTCAAGACGGATATGTATCGTATTCGTGggagaagaagatgaaggagacGCTGCCGGTTCCAAATTCCAGCTGCTTTTTTTCTCTTCTAGTCCTTCCCAAGTCGTCAGATCGGGTTACTTCCCGTTACAATGACCTTGAAGATACGTTGGCCAGGGCTAATGCATGGCTCAATGCCTCTCAGGCGTCCGGCGTCCCCATTGTCTTCATGAACGTGCAGACTGAATCCCTCCTCACTAAG ATCTCCGGAGAGACAACTTCTGTGACTGTCAATGCAGGATCGTTGTCTGACCTTTCGAACATCGCAAACGCAAGCCTTTACGGGTTTGAAGATTACCATGGGGTCGACATCGGAGTGGTGAGAGCGGTCCGCCTATGGTTTGCTCCGATTGTGGAAGTCCCTGTGGAGATCAAACTAAAAGAAGGCGATTCAAGACTCGGGTTTGCCATTAGCCGCACTGAAGAG GGGTTCATCTACATTTCTTCTGTGATCGAGGACGATGAAAAGGAGGCAACCGCTTCATCCCGATCAGGGCTCAGGGAGCTATACAGGGAAGCAGTGAGAGCATCTAAGCTGTTGGTGATCTCAAGACTGGCCAATGAGAAAATCCTTCCTTGGATGGTGTCATCCACTGGGGCTATCCGATGCTTCGACACCGTCTCACTCAGCCAGAAGTTGTCTTTGCACCGCCACGCACTGCGGCCGATCCAGATCCATGTGTTCCTGTGGGACAGGGGACTGGCCGCCCAGAGCGAAGGTGTTGCCCGACCAAGGGCTGTCTCCCCACTGATCATGCCAGTGCCGCCAGAAACTCATTTTCCACGGTTGCCGAATGATAGCCAAGCTCCTACTGACGGGTCGGGGCTCAGGCTTGAACGAGACACTGCCGGCGAGCTATCTTTTCGGTTCCATGATTTCTCTCTTGGGAACAATTGGGTGTGA